A genome region from Cervus canadensis isolate Bull #8, Minnesota chromosome 10, ASM1932006v1, whole genome shotgun sequence includes the following:
- the NPEPL1 gene encoding probable aminopeptidase NPEPL1 has translation MANVGLQFQASAGDADPQSRPLLLLGQLHHLHRVPWSHVRGKLQPRVTEELWQAALSTLNPNPTDSCPLYLNYATVAALPSRVSRHNSPSAAHFITRLVRTCLPPGTHRCILMVCERSDAFASACALARAFPLFTHRSGASRRPEKKTVTVEFFLVGQDNGPVEVSTLQCLTSATEGVRLAARIVDTPCNEMNTDTFLEEIKKVGKELGIVPTVIRDEELKARGFGGIYGVGKAAIHPPALAVLSHTPDGATQTIAWVGKGIVYDTGGLSMKGKTTMPGMKRDCGGAAAVLGAFRAAVKQGFKDTLHAVFCLAENSVGPNATRPDDIHLLYSGKTVEINNTDAEGRLVLADGVSYACKDLGADIILDMATLTGAQGIATGKYHAAVLTNSAEWEAACVKAGRQCGDLVHPLVYCPELHFSEFTSAVADMKNSVADRDNSPSSCAGLFIASHIGFDWPGVWVHLDIAAPVHAGERATGFGVALLLALFGQASEDPLLNLVSPLGCEADAQEGDAERDSKRRRLV, from the exons ATGGCGAACGTGGGGCTGCAGTTCCAGGCCAGCGCCGGGGACGCGGACCCGCAGAGCCGGCCGCTGCTGCTACTGGGCCAGCTGCACCACCTGCACCGCGTGCCCTGGAGCCACGTCCGCGGGAAGCTGCAGCCCCGGGTCACCGAGGAG CTCTGGCAGGCTGCGCTAAGCACGCTCAACCCCAACCCCACGGACAGCTGTCCCCTCTACCTGAACTATGCCACCGTGGCCGCCCTGCCCTCCCGGGTGAGCCGCCACAACAGCCCCTCGGCCGCCCACTTCATCACCCGCCTGGTGCGGACCTGCCTGCCGCCGGGGACCCATCGGTGCATTCTG ATGGTCTGTGAGCGGTCTGACGCCTTCGCCTCCGCCTGCGCCCTGGCCCGCGCGTTCCCCCTCTTCACCCACCGCTCAGGGGCATCTCGGCGCCCAGAGAAGAAGACCGTTACGGTGGAGTTTTTCCTGGTTGGACAAGACAACGGGCCAGTGGAAGTGTCCACTTTGCAA tGTTTAACGAGTGCCACGGAAGGCGTGCGGCTGGCAGCCCGAATTGTGGACACACCCTGCAATGAGATGAACACAGACACCTTCCTTGAG GAGATTAAGAAAGTTGGAAAAGAACTGGGGATCGTCCCAACCGTTATCCGGGATGAGGAGCTGAAGGCGAGAGGAtttggag GAATCTACGGTGTTGGCAAAGCCGCCATCCATCCCCCGGCCCTGGCCGTCCTCAGCCACACCCCAGACGGAGCCACCCAGACCATCGCTTGGGTGGGCAAGGGCATCGTCTACGATACCGGGGGTCTCAGCATGAAGGGGAAG ACCACCATGCCGGGGATGAAGAGGGACTGTGGGGGCGCCGCAGCTGTCCTGGGGGCGTTCAGAGCCGCCGTCAAGCAG GGTTTCAAAGACACCCTCCATGCGGTGTTCTGCTTGGCCGAGAACTCCGTGGGGCCCAACGCCACAAGGCCAGACGACATCCACCTGCTGTACTCTGGAAA GACTGTGGAAATTAACAACACGGATGCCGAGGGCAGGCTGGTGCTGGCAGATGGCGTGTCCTACGCCTGCAAGGACCTGGGCGCCGACATCATCCTGGACATGGCCACGCTGACCGGAGCTCAG GGCATTGCCACAGGCAAGTACCACGCGGCTGTGCTCACCAACAGCGCCGAGTGGGAGGCGGCCTGCGTGAAGGCCGGGCGGCAGTGCGGGGACCTGGTGCACCCGCTGGTCTACTGCCCAGAGCTGCACTTCAGCGAGTTCACCTCGGCTGTGGCCGACATGAAGAACTCAGTGGCG GACAGGGACAACAGCCCCAGCTCTTGCGCTGGCCTCTTCATCGCCTCACACATTGGCTTCGACTGGCCTGGGGTCTGGGTCCACCTGGATATCGCCGCGCCTGTGCACGCC GGCGAGCGCGCCACAGGCTTCGGTGTGGCCCTCCTGCTGGCGCTCTTCGGCCAGGCCTCCGAGGACCCTCTACTGAACCTGGTGTCCCCACTTGGCTGTGAGGCGGATGCCCAGGAGGGGGACGCGGAGAGGGACTCCAAGAGGCGCAGGCTCGTGTGA